In the Brassica napus cultivar Da-Ae chromosome A7, Da-Ae, whole genome shotgun sequence genome, one interval contains:
- the LOC106357079 gene encoding homeobox-leucine zipper protein ATHB-13 — translation MSCNSGMSFFPSSFMIQNSYEDDHPHQTPALAPLLPSCSMPQDLNGFASFIGKQILEEDYSDDGSQMGEKKRRLNMEQVKTLEKTFELGNKLEPERKMQLARVLGLQPRQIAIWFQNRRARWKTKQLEKDYDTLKLKFDALKAENDRLQTHNEKLQAEIMGLENKEQTKSINLNKETEGSCSNKSDNISDNPRLDISRPPPPSIENTITAGHPPPPQTVGRHFFPPSPATATTTTTTLQFFQNSSSGQSIYG, via the exons ATGTCTTGTAATAGTGGAATGTCTTTTTTCCCTTCAAGTTTCATGATCCAAAACTCTTACGAAGACGATCATCCTCATCAGACTCCAGCTCTTGCACCCCTCCTTCCTTCTTGCTCCATGCCTCAAGATCTCAATG GATTTGCTTCATTTATAGGTAAGCAAATATTAGAAGAGGATTATTCAGATGATGGGTCTCAGATGggagagaagaagaggagattgaACATGGAGCAAGTGAAGACATTGGAGAAGACTTTCGAGCTTGGAAACAAACTTGAACCAGAGAGGAAAATGCAGTTGGCTCGTGTCTTAGGTTTACAGCCAAGACAGATCGCGATTTGGTTTCAGAACAGAAGAGCTCGCTGGAAAACAAAGCAGCTAGAGAAAGATTATGATACTCTTAAACTAAAATTCGATGCACTTAAAGCTGAAAACGATCGTCTTCAAACTCACAATGAGAAACTCCAAGCTGAG ATTATGGGATTAGAAAATAAAGAacaaacaaaatctataaatctgaACAAAGAAACAGAAGGGTCTTGCAGTAACAAAAGCGACAACATCTCCGATAATCCCAGACTTGATATCTCGAGGCCACCGCCGCCATCAATAGAAAACACAATAACCGCAGGTCACCCACCGCCGCCGCAAACAGTTGGTCGACACTTCTTCCCACCGTCGCCAGCCACCGCAACGACCACCACAACGACGTTGCAGTTCTTTCAAAACTCGTCTTCAGGACAGAGTATATATGGTTAA
- the LOC106353822 gene encoding uncharacterized protein LOC106353822 has product MAEKAASSPLKRQREEYEQETVLQEDTKRQKPSSSSTVYNQVQCLLYDEEAKNESEHDLASLITSLQQEISTEEENAAVFANPALSSSACSSSSSSCDSKEDEYEGEKEKVMKHLLEASDDELGIPNTDFGGSHYEMIKNETNQDYIDEFSLIDDGFGNGLWELEDEAANYYTLLQSELFM; this is encoded by the coding sequence ATGGCAGAAAAAGCAGCATCATCGCCATTGAAACGCCAAAGAGAAGAATATGAACAAGAAACCGTGCTTCAAGAAGATACAAAAAGACAAAAGCCTTCTTCATCTTCTACCGTGTACAATCAAGTACAATGTCTCTTATATGATGAAGAAGCAAAAAATGAATCAGAACATGATTTAGCTTCCCTAATCACCTCACTTCAGCAAGAGATCTCTACGGAAGAGGAAAACGCTGCCGTTTTTGCGAATCCTGCTCTCTCTTCTTCGGCttgctcctcctcctcttcttcgtGTGATTCAAAGGAAGACGAGTATGAAGGCGAGAAGGAGAAAGTTATGAAGCATCTTCTTGAAGCTTCCGACGACGAACTAGGGATACCTAACACTGACTTTGGCGGGAGTCATTATgagatgattaagaatgaaactaATCAAGATTACATTGATGAGTTTAGTTTAATAGATGATGGGTTTGGTAATGGGCTTTGGGAGCTTGAAGATGAAGCTGCTAACTATTACACGTTACTGCAGTCAGAACTGTTCATGTAG
- the LOC106355869 gene encoding uncharacterized protein LOC106355869, protein MSSALDKALLAMTIEEEDTPFDLPNLPQYSSCQNNSISLIGRILNPDCQKISNLIREMPRKWQKYDRVRGIALSSERFQFIFKHEHDLVEVYEKGVHSSNDWTIAMERWMEKPPPDYLNFVHIWVRIRNIPVNHYTAEAIEALGDLVGHVDEVAFDPSKPQSNDYVRVKILFDVSKPLSKTKVVNLPSGGQAIISYEYERIHKRCFHCQRLTHEQTSCPFKIRSLQNNQNQRRPLERVIKDSDPLFGVLDERQVGINPSTGRPKIANEVLEGMRLYLLSSSGSERIIREHRVKSSLADIGNDLRAQKSYLSLETPPKVTFDVDKGKGHVFGFDKVSSQPSGHHDNKLMASAIQVGRNFSENSAAHFFSEGSAHNFNGDPMLGMELSSVNSAKSGEAGSSGLSIATKTGKPRGRPPRNKRLSNEAPLKINQSSNTNTTVKRKAEEEPKRDSTMKRKLNEAVPMEGLPKDQ, encoded by the coding sequence ATGTCTTCAGCGTTGGATAAAGCTCTGTTAGCGATGACGATTGAGGAAGAAGATACTCCTTTCGATCTTCCAAACCTTCCTCAATATAGTTCCTGTCAAAATAACTCAATCAGTCTGATTGGAAGGATTCTCAATCCAGACTGtcaaaagatatcgaatttgattCGAGAGATGCCGCGAAAATGGCAGAAATACGATCGTGTTCGTGGGATTGCGCTTTCTTCCGAGAGGTTTCAATTTATCTTCAAGCATGAACATGATCTGGTTGAGGTATATGAAAAAGGGGTTCACTCGTCTAATGATTGGACGATAGCAATGGAGCGTTGGATGGAAAAGCCACCTCCTGATTATCTCAATTTCGTTCATATCTGGGTAAGAATTCGAAATATTCCTGTCAATCATTATACGGCTGAAGCAATTGAGGCTCTTGGGGATCTGGTTGGTCATGTGGATGAGGTTGCTTTTGATCCATCAAAACCACAGAGTAATGATTATGTGAGAGTGAAGATCCTTTTCGATGTCTCTAAACCGCTGAGCAAAACAAAAGTGGTGAACTTACCAAGTGGAGGGCAAGCTATTATCTCTTATGAGTATGAAAGGATTCATAAAAGATGTTTTCACTGTCAACGTTTGACTCATGAGCAAACATCATGTCCCTTCAAGATTCGGTCCTtacaaaacaatcaaaatcaaAGACGCCCCCTGGAAAGAGTTATAAAAGATTCTGATCCTCTCTTTGGAGTCTTGGATGAAAGACAAGTCGGGATCAATCCGTCAACAGGAAGACCCAAGATAGCTAATGAAGTTCTTGAGGGCATGAGATTAtatctcctttcttcttcgggCTCTGAAAGAATCATAAGAGAACACCGAGTCAAGTCCTCCTTAGCTGATATTGGAAACGACCTGAGAGCTCAAAAATCTTACCTTAGTTTGGAAACTCCTCCGAAGGTTACTTTTGATGTGGACAAAGGAAAAGGGCATGTATTCGGATTTGATAAAGTTTCTTCTCAACCTTCTGGTCATCATGACAATAAGCTTATGGCATCGGCTATCCAAGTTGGAAGAAACTTTTCCGAAAACTCAGCTGCCCATTTCTTCTCTGAAGGATCGGCACACAACTTTAACGGGGATCCAATGTTGGGTATGGAACTCTCTTCGGTTAACTCGGCTAAATCTGGAGAAGCAGGTTCATCAGGCTTGAGTATTGCTACTAAAACTGGTAAACCAAGAGGAAGACCGCCTAGAAACAAGAGACTGTCAAATGAAGCTCCTCTTAAGATCAATCAAAGCAGTAATACCAACACAACTGTCAAAAGAAAGGCTGAGGAAGAACCAAAGCGTGACTCTACGATGAAGCGAAAGCTAAATGAGGCGGTCCCAATGGAGGGACTGCCCAAGGATCAATGA